GGACGATCACGGTGTCCCCCCAGATCGGCGGGACGAGGTTTTCGCCGTAGGCCACGCCCAGGAGCACCGCGTAAATCCCGACCGGCGGCAGTGCCTCCAGCCACGCGATGAAGTCGGGGACCCAGGTCTCCACCTTAGGCCTGGATCAAGAGACACACGGCGTGTGCCGCTGCGCCCTCGCCCGTCCCGACGAATCCCATCCCCTCCCCCGTCGTGGCCTTGACCGATACCTGCCCGAGGCCGACGCCCAACGCCGCAGCCAGCGTCTCGCGCATGGCGTCGATGTGGGACCGCAGCTTGGGCCGCTGCAGCACGACCGTCGCGTCCACGTTGCCGACGCCCCAGCCCGCCTCGGAGACTCGCTGCACGACCGCGCGAAGCAGGCCGATGCTGTCGGCCCCCTTCCACTCGGCGTCGGTATCCGGGAAGAGGGCTCCGATGTCGCCGAGGGCCGACGCCCCGAGGAGGGCGTCGATGATGGCGTGCGTCAGCACGTCGGCATCGGAGTGGCCGTCGAGGCCGACCTCGGAGGGCACGGTCACGCCGCCCAGGATCAGCGGGCGCCCTGCGACGAGGCGGTGAACGTCGTAACCGTGGCCGATGCGCATAGGGGTGGAGATGGGGACCCGCAAGATGACTCCGAAATGGGACCGCCGACCGAACATCGTACCAGTACGTCCTCACTCCTCACTCGCTGCCCAGTCCGGCCAGAGTGCCTCCGCCAGCTTCCAGTCCGAGGGGCGGGTCAGCTTCGTGTTGCGCGCGTCCCCCTCCACGATCCAGACCGGGTGCCCCGCATGCTGGAGCAGGCCGACCTCGTCCGTGGCGAGGTGCCCCGCCGCGTTGGCCGCCGCCCGTACGAGCCAGTCACGGCGCGCTCCCTGTGGGGTCTGCATGGCCCACAGCCCCTCCCGAGGCACCGTCGTCCCGAAGAGGGGTCCACGTCCTCCCTGGCGGAGGGTGTCGGCGACCGGCAGCGCCGCCGCGGCCGCGCCATGCGCGAGGACAGCCTGGAGGACAGATGCAATAACGGCCTGCGAGACGAACGGCCGAACGGCATCGTGCACGAGCACCGTCCGCACGGCTGGGGGCAGGGCGCGGACCCCGTGGGCCACGGACGCCTGTCGGCTCGGCCCTCCCGTCACCACGTCTGCCTCGGCACCGTACTCGGCCAGAAGCGCACGGGTGGCGGCCTCCTCCCCGACCGGGACCACCACCACGGCGACATTGACTGCGGGGTGCCGGTGGAACGCACGCAGTGTCTGCACCAGCACCGGAGCGCCTCCGAGGCGGCGGAACTGCTTCGGCGGCGCGCCTGCCTCCGCCATCCGAGACCCGGACCCGCCTGCGGGCAACACCACGCCCACGCTCGGGCCGGGCGGCGGACTCGCATCCGACGGGCCTCCCGCGTCCCGTACCCCGTGGCCCATCTCTACAACACCAGCATCGCGTCGCCGAACGAAAAGAGGCGGTACTCCTCGCGGATCGCGGTCTCGTATGCCTCCACCAGCAACTCGTAGCCCATGTAGGCCGCCACCATCATCATGCGCGGCGAGCGCGGCCGGTGGAAGTTGGTCAGCAGCCGGTCGGCGATGTGGAACGTGTGGATCGGGTAGATGAACTTGTCCGTCCAGCCCCGCCCCACCTTGAGCGTCTTCGCGGCGGACAGCGTGGACTCCATGGCGCGCAGCACCGTCGTCCCGCACGCGGTCACCGTGGCATCCGGGTCGGCCATGGCACGGTTGACGCGCTCGACGGCCTCCGGGCGGACCTCGAAGTACTCCGAGTCCATCCGGTGCTTCGAGAGGTCCTCGACCTCGACCGGCTGGAACGAGCCCAGCCCGAGGTGGAGCGTCACGTTGGCGACCTCACACCCCTTGTCCGTCATCGCCTGAAGCAGGTCGGGCGTGAAGTGGAGCCCGGCGGTCGGGGCAGCCACGGCCCCGCGGCGGCGCGCGAACAGCGTCTGGTAGCGGACCCGGTCGGCGGGCTCGGCTTTGCGGCGCAGGTACGGCGGGATCGGCGTCTCCCCGATCGCGTCGATGGCCTCGTAGAGAGCCTCCGGCGAGCCGTCGAACATGAACCGGAGCGTCCGCCCGCGGCTGGTGGTGTTGTCGATCACCTCGGCGGCGAGCGTGTCGCTGAAGACCAGTTTGTTGCCGACACGCACCTTCCGCGCAGGGTCCACGATGGAGTCCCAGAGGCGGTGCTCGGAGTTCAGTTCCCGGAGCAGAAACGCCTCGATCTTGGCGCCTGTGTTCTCCTTGATGCCGCGGAGCCGGGCCGGGAACACCATCGTGTCGTTGGCCACGAACACGTCCCCGGCGCCGAAGTACTCGGGAAGGTCGCGGACCGTCCGGTGCTCGATGGTGCCGCTGGCTCGGTCCACCACCATCAGCCGTGCGCTGTCCCGCGGTTCCGCGGGGTACGCCGCCACGAGTCCCTTGGGATACTCGAATCCGAAGTCGGACAGGCGAAGGGCGTGTTGCCGAAACGAGTGGTGAGCAACCTGCATGCGGAGCGGTTTCCGTGACGCGATGCGACCGCCGGGGCGGTCTGGGGAGGCACGGGCCGGCGGTGGGGACCGCCCGAATGCGCCTGAATATAGGGGCCTTACGAAGCCAGAGGGAGGCCGCCAGCCGTGGAGTCAGAGGGAAGGATGGTCCCCGTGACCTCTCCGAACCCGATTCGAAGGTCGCCTCGGACGGCTTCGCCGGAGAGCAGAACACGATCTCCATCGCGCAGGAACGTCCGGGTGTCGCCGTCCGGGAGGCTGAGGGGCCGGGTGCCGCGCCAGGAGAGTTCCAGGAACGATCCGTAGCTGCCGGGCTCCTCCCCACTGATCGTCCCCGACGCCATCAGGTCGCCGGGGCGCGCGTTGCAGCCGTTCACGGTGTGGTGGACGAGTTGCTGCTCGGGGCTCCAGTAGAGGTTCTTCGCGTTCGAGGTGGCCACGACGTGCGGGTCGGCGCCGGCCTCGCGCATCGCGGCCGTCTCCAACGCCACCGTCAGGTCGATGTCGAGGCTTCGCGGCTCGGGCTGGCGGAGGTACGGCAGCGGCTCGGGGTTGCCCGCCGACGCGTCCTGCGCCTCCCCCGGAATCCGGAACGGCTCCAACGCGGCGTACGGGACCACCCAGGGCGAGACCGAGGTGGCGAAGTTCTTGCCCAGGAAGGGCCCCAGCGGCACGTACTCCCACTTCTGGATGTCGCGCGCGCTCCAGTCGTTGACCAGCACGAAGCCGAAGATCTGCCGGCCTGCCTCGGCCATCGGGAGGGGCGATCCGAGGTCGTTGCCAGGCCCGACGAAGAAGCCGAGTTCCAGTTCGATGTCGAGCAGCTTCGACGGACCGAACACCGGCGGCGCGTCGTCGTCGGGCCGCTGCTGGCCGCTCGGACGGACGACATCGGTCCCGCTCACGACCACCGAGGACGCCCGGCCGTGGTAGCCCACCGGCAGGTGCAGCCAGTTCGGCATGAGGGCGTTCTCGGGCCCGCGAAACATGGTCCCGACGTTGGTCGCGTGCTGCCGCGACGAGTAGAAGTCGGTGTAGTCTCCGATCTCGGCCGGGAGGTGCATCGTCACGTCCGCGAGCGGGACGATGGCGTGCTCGCGCAGTGTCGCGGAGTCCCTGAGATCCGGCGCTCCATCCGCGCGCAGCAGATCCTGCAGGCGGGAGCGGACGGCATCCCACGCGTCAGCCCCGAGCGCCATGAAGGCGTTCAGCGACGCGTGGCTGAACACGGGCCCGCGCCCGGCCCCGGCAGCGGCGATCAGACCGTGCTGTTCCAGCACATCGAGGTCCACCACCCAGTCGCCGAGGCGGACGCCCACGCGGGCAGGGTGGCCGGCTGTCGAGAAGACGCCATACGGCAAGTTGGCGAGGCCGAAGCCGGAGTCGGAAGCGAGGTCGAGAAAGGGAGTCATCAGAAAAGGTGAGCCGGCGGTCGGGAGGGCCCGACGGAAAAGAGAACGGGGGCCTGGCGCACACCCTGAACACCGGAAGGCGTCTCCAGGAGTGTCACGGGCCAGGGAGGCGTCGGCTCCGGATCTAGATCCAGCCGAGCGCGCGGAGGTCGTCGATGGGCTCGTCGAAGGAGCACGAGCCGAAGCTGAGTGCAGCCTGCTGGCGCGCATCGGCGACCTCGGCCGCCGATGCGCGCAGCGACCGCCACTGGAGATCGTCGCCGGCGGACCACGCGGAGGCGTCGTCGTCGGCCAGGATCTCGGCGAGGTCGTCCGGTCCGAGGCTGTGGAGGCGGGCGAGCGCCGCGCCCCCGAAGACACCCAGGAAGCCGAACATCCGCGCCCCGACCGCCTCGTCGTCGTTGGGGAGCGGGTGATGGAGGCCCGCGGTCGCCTTGAAGGGAGCGCCCGCCCGCAGCGCATCCGTCAGGGCAGTCGCGAGCGTCTCGACGCCAGGCACGAGGTCCGGCGTCACCCCGCCGCAGCGGAACTTGAGCGCGAACGAGGGCCGCCCCGCTCGCCCGTTGGCATCGGCGACGGCCTGCGCGGCTGGAGCGACGCTGTCGGGCGCGTCGAGAACCGGCACTTCGAGGGCAGCCCGCGGCGCGGCGCCCGTGCCGAAGGCGTCGTCCAGCGCGCCCAGCATCCCGGCGAGCGCGTCCGCGTCACGAGCGAGATCGGCGGGCAGCTTCAACTCGAACCGGTCGCACCGGAGACGGTCGGGGTGGGCCGCCTCGGTGGCGCGGGCGGCGTCGAGCGTCCGTCGCGCGGCGCCGAGCCAGTCGTCGCCCTCCGGGGGCAGCCCGAGGACGGAGAGCGCCCACGGACCGGAGACCTGTGCCTCGTCCATCGCCTCCACCAGCGCGCCGAGGCGGCTGGCCGGGAGGATGAAGCGAGCGAGCAGGCCCGCCTCGGCGCTGCGCCGGTGCCGGGCGTAGGCCGCGACGGCGGGCGGCAGGTCGAGCGAGGCGGGCGGAAACAGGCCCGCGTAGTCGATGAGGCCGTCGGTGAGGGCGTGCGCGGCGGGAGTCATGGATAAGAAGCCTGTGGAGGACGGGCGAAGCCGGACCCAGGCGGTAGGTTGGGCGTGGAAGGGTACGACCCACCCGACCCGCCTCGTGATCCCCCGAGGCGCTTCTCCCGCGTTTCCGCCCGCCACCTCATCATGCCCTCACGCATCCCCACTCTCCTCCTCGCCCTCGTGTTCGCCCTCCTCGCGGGCGGAGCCGACGGCTGCTCCAGCGACCCCAACGTCGAAGGCGCCAAGCTCGACCTCCGCAACGGCGACTACGAGCGCGCGCTCGAGAACATCGACGAGGCCCTCGCCACCAACCCGGACAATGTCGAGGCGCTCCAGCTGCGCGTCGAGATCCTCCGCCAGCAGTACGAGAACACGCCGGGCGCCCAGCCCAAGGCAGCCTTCCTGGCGGCCAACTTCGACGACATGGTCTCGACCGCCGAGCGCGCTGCGTCACTCGCGCCGGATGACCCGACCAACGAGACGGTCAACCTGTCGCTCTGGGTGCTCGCCATCAACGCGGGCAACGAGCTGATCCGCGACCCGCAGGCGGATGTCGCCGATGCGATCGGCTACTTCCAGCGCTCCACGCAGCTCGTGCCGGACTCGTCGCAGGGGTACCTCGGCCTCGGCCTTGCCAACCTCCGCACCGGCGACGCCGCTCAGGCGCTCGCGCCGCTGGAGCGCGGCGTCGAGGTCGCTCCGGACGACCCGATCCTGGCCTACTACTACGGCCGCGCCCTCGTCCTCTCCGACCGTCCCTCGGACGCCGTCACGTTCCTCGAAGGCGCCCAGTCGCGCTTCCCCGAGGACGAGGACGTGCAGACGATGCTCTTGAACGCCTACACGCTCGCCGGTCAGACCGACCAGGCCATCGACCGCTACGCGGCCGTCGTCGACCAGCAGCCGACCAACCCGACGTACCGCTACAACTACGGCGCGCTCCTGCTCCAGGCCGAGCGCTACGACGAGGCCGTCGAGCAGCTCACCGAGGCGACCCGGCTCGCGCCTGACAACTCGGACGCGTTCTACAACCTCGGCGCGGCCTTCCAGAACCGCGCGGCGGCTCTCAACGAGCAGTACATCGCCGACCCGGAGGCCGACGGGGCGGACGCGCTCATCGAGCAGCGCAACGAGAACCTGGAGATGTCTGTCGCTCCGCTGATGCAGGCGCGCACGCTCTCCGCGGGCACCGAGGACGAGGCGGGCGTCTGCGACGCGCTCTTCCGCGTCTACACGCAGCTCAACCGCGTCGACGAGGCCCAGGCCGTCTCGGAGTGCGCCGGCATCTCGATGAACTAAGGTCCGACTCCGGATCGCCTGACCCCGCGGGGGCGTGGTTCGCCGCGCCCCCGCTTCTGTTTCCCCCTGCCCCTCATGTCCGACTCCCTCTCCCTCGGCGCCGACGCCCCCGGCTTGGCTGACGCCGACTTTCAGTTCGGCACCCGCGCCATCCACGCGGGCCAGCAGCCTGACCCGACCACCGGCGCCATCATGACGCCGGTCTTCCAGACCAGCACCTACGTCCAGGAGGCGCCGGACGTCCACAAGGGCTACGACTACGCCCGCGTCGGCAACCCGACCCGGACAGCTCTGGAGGAGAACCTCGCGTCGCTGGAAGGCGCTGCCCACGGCATCGCGTTCGCGTCCGGCGTCGCAGGCATCGATGCCATCCTGCGGCGGCTCCGCCCCGGCGACCACGTCGTCTCGACGAGCGACCTCTACGGCGGGACCTACCGCCTGATGACGCAGATCCACCAGCCGATGGGCGTGGAGTTCACGTTCGTCGACCTCGCCTCGCCCGACGCGCTCGCCGACGCGATGACAGACGCGACGAAGCTGGTCTGGATCGAGACGCCGACCAACCCGCTGCTCCGCATCTACGACATCGAGGCGCTGTCGGCGGTCGCCCACGACGGCGGTGCGAGCGTCGCCGTCGACAACACATTCGCGAGCCCGTACCTCCAGCAGCCGCTGGCCCTCGGCGCCGACCTCGTGCTGCACTCCACCACGAAGTACATCGGTGGCCACTCCGACGTGATCGGCGGCGCCGTGCTCACGTCCGACGAGGACTGGACCGAGCACCTTCGCTTCCAGATCAAGTCGGTCGGCGCGGCGCCCGCGCCCCAGGACTGCTTCCTGCTGCTCCGGTCCACCAAGACCCTGCACCTCCGCATGGAGCGCCACTGTGCCAACGCACGGGCGGTCGCCGAGTACCTCCGCGGTCACGACGCCGTCGCCCGTGTCCTGTACCCGGGCTTCGAGGATCACCCCGGCCACGCCATCGCAGCCAAGCAGATGCACGACTTCGGCGGCATGGTGTCGCTCGTCCTCGCCGACGATACCCTCGACACAGCCGTCCGCTTCATGCAGTCCACGAAGCTGTTCTCCCTGGCCGAGAGCCTCGGCGGCGTCGAGAGCCTCGTCTCCCACCCCGCATCGATGACGCACGGCTCGATCCCGGCGGAGGTGCGTCGCGCGGCGGGCCTGCCCGACAGCCTCGTGCGCCTCAGCGTCGGCGTGGAGGACGAGGCGGACCTGATCGCGGACCTGGACCAGGCCCTCGCGACGGTCCACGACTCGGCCGTCTCCGCGTAGCGCCGGGTGCCCAGACCAGACGCGGGGCGCACGCTCCGGGAGGGTGCCCGCCCTGCGTCTGGTACGGATGTCACAGGAGAGCCGATAACACTCCGGTTACCTTCGCGTCTCCCTCCGACGTGCCCGACGTGCCCTCCCCTTCCCCGACCGTTCTCGAAGAGCCCGCTCCGGTGGCCCCCCCTCCGGCGCCGAAGCGGCGCGTCAACGACATCCTGCTGGGTCGCTTCGAGCGCTGGGCGCTGCCGCGCATGGCCGCCCGGCTGCCGGACTGGATGACGCCGGACGGGCTGACGAGCATCGCCATCGTGGGGTCGTTCCTGTCAGCCGTCGCCTACGGTCTGGCTGGCTCGAACCCCGTCTGGCTCCATGTCGCGTCGCTGGGTCTCGTGATCCACTGGTGGGGTGACAGCCTCGACGGCACGCTGGCCCGCGTTCGCCAGATCCGTCGCGAGAAGTACGGCTTCTTCGTCGACCACCAGGCGGACGCCATCTCGACGGTCGCCCTGTGCGTGGGCCTCGGGGCCGGTGGGCTCCTGAAGATGGAGATCGCCCTGGCCGTCTGCGTGGGCGTGCTCATGCTGATGTTGCTCGTCAACATGGTGACGATCGCGCGGGACGTATTCAAAATCTCGTTCGGCCTCCTCGGGCCGACCGAGCTCCGGCTGATCGCCATCGGCTTCAACACGCTTGCGTGGGCCGCCGGTCCGCGCGAGTGGGCCGCCTTCGGCACCACCTGGACGCTCTTCGACGCACTCGGTGTTCTCAGCGTCGTCCTGCTGGCGGTCGTATACCTCGTCGGCCTCGTGCGTGAGACGCGCCTGATCGGCCGCCTCGACCCGACGCCCGAGGCAGGGCAGGACGGCATTCCCTACGACCCGACCGGGCAGGAGCGGACCGACTGAATCGTGCCGCCGCCGGCGCCTCTCAAACGGATGAGTCCACGCCGCTCTCCACGACGGAGACCGCATCCCCCGGACGGACGATGCCTTCGGTCAGCACGCGAGCGTACCAGCGGGTCTCGTCGGGCGCTCGGTCCGGCTTGATGCGCTTGAACGCCCGGTCTGCGAAGAACGCCGCGATGGTATTGCAGGGCTCGACGCGCTGGGTCAACTGGAGCCGCGCCTCTCCCACGTCCAGCACATCGCCGACCTCCAGTGCCGGCCAGTCGAGCCCCGATACGGTCAGGTTCTCGCCGATGGCGCCCGGGAAGATCGGGTGCCCCTCCGCTTGAAGCGCCTGGATCAGTTCCAGCGAGAACAGGCAGACGGCCCGCTCGGGGCCTCCATGCACCTTCGGGTGGTTGACGCTGTCGCCGCTCAGCCCCTCGCGGCCGACATGAGCTTCGGCTACGGCGAGCTTCGGGACCCCACCGGGAGACGTGTTGACCTGGAGGACAGTGGGCATGGAGGCGTGAGGCGTGAGGCGTGAGGCGTGAGGCGTGAGGCGAAGATGCCCACCTCGGCACGCGCGCGCCACCTCAGACTACCGCGCCCGGTTGACCGTCCAGTCGTAGGCGAATGTCACCGTCCGGTCCCTCCGGAGTTGGGCGGCCGTCTTGCCCGCCAGCCGCGACCGGAGCGACGACGCCCGCGAGGCGGGCATGGCGGCGAGCAGCACATCCCCGACGGGCCGAGCGGCCTCGAAGTCGTCTGCGAACCAGTCGAACAGGGACGACAGCACGAGTCGGCGGCCGTCAAGGCGAGCAGCGCGGGCCGACCCGGCGAACGCACGGAAGCGGGCGTCGAGGTCGGCGTCGAGCGACGAGGCGCGAAAGGCGCGACCAGCGAGCGGCGGGCACGAGACCGCGGCGCAGTTCAGCGCGGCGTGGATGCGGTAGTCGACCCGGCTCGGCCGCAGGCGCCCCAGCGCGGCCGGGACCGCGGCCCCATTCACCCGCGACTGCCGGCGCAGGACGCCATGCTCCAACTGGTCGAGCGTCATCCGCAAGCCTGCGACCGCGACCGGCTGCCGGAAGAACGCCCCGAAGAGATCCTGCCGTTCGAGGTTCGTCGCCCGCGGCGAGGCGAGGACGCGCGCCAGCACGTGGGCGTTGTAGGCGTTGACCAGGAACGCCGTCTTCTGAGCGTCCGAGCGGAGCGCGGCGGGGTCCTGCGAGGCGACGGCTGCCAGCGCCGCGTCGAGGTCGGCACGATGGAGCGACGCGAGGCGAGCGTAGTCCACTCGCCCATCGGACTGGACGACGCCTGCGAGGACGCGCGTCAGCGGCGCCTCGACAGACGCCTGGGACGCGGCCGCCCCGGAGAGCAGGAGGACGAGGACGGCAACGAGCGGGAAGCGGATCATGCCCCTCGAACGCGCCCGAGGCGCGCGGTCTTACTCGCTGTCCGGAAGCGTCCGGGCGGGTCCTACGCGGCCGACCATGCGGACCCGCTTGACGGGCTCGTCTGCGTCGGTGGTGTGCAGGACGATCTCGACCGAGACCGCGCCATCCACGGCGAGCGCGGCGGGGTCGGCGATGGAGACGAACAGGCCGCCGAGATGATCGGGAAAGAACGGACGCGGCGGCGCCGCCACCTCCACGCCCTCGGGCGCCTCGACGCGCTCGATGCGCACGGGCCGGTCTCCCGCGTTGGCGAACTGGAATGCCGCCTGGAGCGGCTCGCCGAGTGGCGCCTCTCCCCCATCCGCCTCCAGATGATCGAACGCGAGCGACCCGATGCGCTCCCCGATGTCGGCCAGCGCAGGGCGGACGACGCCGGTGATGCGGAGCGTCACCGCCGACGGCTCGGCGCCCTCCGCCACCACGGAAACCGTCTTCTCGAAGTCGCCCGGCCGGCCGTCGGGGTCGTACACGACGCGTACCTCACCCGTTGCGCCCGGCGCGACGGCCTCGCTCGTCCAATCCGGCGTGGTGCAACCGCAGGCGGCGTGGACCTCCGTCAGTTGCAGCGGCGCGTCGCCCGCGTTCGTGAAGTGGAACGTGTGGTCCGCCGGTCCGTCGGCCTCGGCGATGGCGCCGAAGTCGTGGACGGGCGCCTCGAACACGAGCCGCGCCTGCGCCTGGCTGGGGAGCGAGGCGAGGACGGCGAGAAACAGCAGAAGAGGAATGCGAGTCATCGGTCAGTACGCGAGGAGATCGCGGGCGGCGGCGAGCACGTCGTCGTCCTGTGGGAGGACGGCCTTCTCCAGCGCGTCGGCGTAGGGGATGGACGAGAACGCCCCGGCGACCCGCTTGACCGGGGCATCGAGGTGGCCGAAGGCCGCGTCGGAGACCTGGGCGGCCACCTCGGCGCCGAAGCCCATGAACTCGTGATCCTCGTAGGCGACGAGCACGCGGCCCGTCTTGCGCGCCGACGCGAGCACGGTCTCGCGGTCGAACGGCAGGATCGAGCGCACGTCGACGACCTCGACCGACACGCCCTCCTTCTCCAGCGCCTTGGCCACGTTGAGCGCCTTGTACACGATGGCGCCCCACGTCACGATGGTCAGGTCGGTGCCCTCGCGGGCGACCACCGCCTTGCCTAGCGGCACGAGGTACTCGGCGTGCGGCTCGGGGCGCCGCGCCGGACCCTGGCGGTAGAGCGCCTTGTGCTCCAGGAAAATGACCGGGTCCTGCCCGCGGATGGCCGTCTTCAATAGACCCTTCGCGTCGGCCGCGTTGGACGGCATCACGACATGGAGACCGGGCCAGTGGCTGAACATCGCCTCGACGTTCTGGCTGTGGCACAGGCCGCCGTGGATGTAGCCACCGCACGGCACGCGGAGGACCATCGGGTTGGCCCACGTCCCGTTGGAGCGGTAGCGCATCGACGCGACCTGGTTCCGGAGCGGCTGCATGCCGGGCCAGATGTAGTCGGCGAACTGGATCTCCACGACAGGCATGTAACCGGACGCGGCCAGTCCGACAGCGCTCCCGATCACGGAGTGCTCGGCGAGCGGGCTGTTGAAGCAGCGGTGCCGACCGTGCTTCTCGGTGAGTCCGCGCGTGGCAGTGAACACGCCACCCTTGCCGCCTCCCACGTCCTCGCCGTAAACGAGAACCCGCTCGTCGCGGGCCATTTCCTCGTCGAGCGCGTGGTTGATGGCGTCCACCATCACGATCAGGTCGCCGGTCTCACCGTCGACCTCGTACTGCCGCTCGTCCGGCCCCTCGTAGTACACGTGACGGAGGGCGTCCGACGGGTCCGGGTCAGGCTCGGCCTCGACGGCTCGCGCCAGGCGGTCGATCTCGGCCGCGATGTCCACCTGCATCGCCTCGATCTCGTCCTCGGTGAGGATGCCCGCCTCGACGAGGCGCGCGGCGAGGCGCGGGATCGGGTCGCGGGCGGCGTCGGCCTCGATGGCCTCGGCCTCGCGGTATTTGCGGTGGTCGTCCGACGACGAGTGCGGCAGCAGGCGGACGAGGTCGGCATGGAGCGCGACCGGCCCGTGCCCGGCGCGGATGTGGTCCATCGCGGCACGCGCCGCCGCGACCGACTGGAAGAAGTCGGTGCCGTCGTACCGGATCCGCTGGAGCCCGGCGTAGCCGCCGAGGAGGTGCCAGATCGAGCCGCCCGCGGTCTGCTCATCCACCGGGACCGAGATCGCGAACTTGTTGTCCTGCACGTGGAAGAGCACCGGCAGCGCCTCACGCGCGGCCCAGTTGAGTGCCTCGTGGAAAGCGCCCTGGCTCGTGGAGCCCTCGCCACCAGAGACGTAGACCGCGCGGCTCGACGCACCGTCCGACACCGCCTCGGCATCCTCGCGCTTGACGCCCAGCGCGAAGCCGACCGCGGGCACGTACTGTGCGGCCACCGACGACGACGTGGACAGGATGTTGAGATCGCGGTGCCCGAAGTGCTCAGGCATCTGGCGCCCGCCGCCGAACACGTCGGCCGCCTTGCCGAAGTGG
This Rubrivirga sp. SAORIC476 DNA region includes the following protein-coding sequences:
- the fahA gene encoding fumarylacetoacetase; the encoded protein is MTPFLDLASDSGFGLANLPYGVFSTAGHPARVGVRLGDWVVDLDVLEQHGLIAAAGAGRGPVFSHASLNAFMALGADAWDAVRSRLQDLLRADGAPDLRDSATLREHAIVPLADVTMHLPAEIGDYTDFYSSRQHATNVGTMFRGPENALMPNWLHLPVGYHGRASSVVVSGTDVVRPSGQQRPDDDAPPVFGPSKLLDIELELGFFVGPGNDLGSPLPMAEAGRQIFGFVLVNDWSARDIQKWEYVPLGPFLGKNFATSVSPWVVPYAALEPFRIPGEAQDASAGNPEPLPYLRQPEPRSLDIDLTVALETAAMREAGADPHVVATSNAKNLYWSPEQQLVHHTVNGCNARPGDLMASGTISGEEPGSYGSFLELSWRGTRPLSLPDGDTRTFLRDGDRVLLSGEAVRGDLRIGFGEVTGTILPSDSTAGGLPLAS
- a CDS encoding lipopolysaccharide assembly protein LapB, whose translation is MPSRIPTLLLALVFALLAGGADGCSSDPNVEGAKLDLRNGDYERALENIDEALATNPDNVEALQLRVEILRQQYENTPGAQPKAAFLAANFDDMVSTAERAASLAPDDPTNETVNLSLWVLAINAGNELIRDPQADVADAIGYFQRSTQLVPDSSQGYLGLGLANLRTGDAAQALAPLERGVEVAPDDPILAYYYGRALVLSDRPSDAVTFLEGAQSRFPEDEDVQTMLLNAYTLAGQTDQAIDRYAAVVDQQPTNPTYRYNYGALLLQAERYDEAVEQLTEATRLAPDNSDAFYNLGAAFQNRAAALNEQYIADPEADGADALIEQRNENLEMSVAPLMQARTLSAGTEDEAGVCDALFRVYTQLNRVDEAQAVSECAGISMN
- a CDS encoding DUF547 domain-containing protein is translated as MIRFPLVAVLVLLLSGAAASQASVEAPLTRVLAGVVQSDGRVDYARLASLHRADLDAALAAVASQDPAALRSDAQKTAFLVNAYNAHVLARVLASPRATNLERQDLFGAFFRQPVAVAGLRMTLDQLEHGVLRRQSRVNGAAVPAALGRLRPSRVDYRIHAALNCAAVSCPPLAGRAFRASSLDADLDARFRAFAGSARAARLDGRRLVLSSLFDWFADDFEAARPVGDVLLAAMPASRASSLRSRLAGKTAAQLRRDRTVTFAYDWTVNRAR
- a CDS encoding CDP-alcohol phosphatidyltransferase family protein, with the translated sequence MPSPSPTVLEEPAPVAPPPAPKRRVNDILLGRFERWALPRMAARLPDWMTPDGLTSIAIVGSFLSAVAYGLAGSNPVWLHVASLGLVIHWWGDSLDGTLARVRQIRREKYGFFVDHQADAISTVALCVGLGAGGLLKMEIALAVCVGVLMLMLLVNMVTIARDVFKISFGLLGPTELRLIAIGFNTLAWAAGPREWAAFGTTWTLFDALGVLSVVLLAVVYLVGLVRETRLIGRLDPTPEAGQDGIPYDPTGQERTD
- the ispF gene encoding 2-C-methyl-D-erythritol 2,4-cyclodiphosphate synthase, coding for MRIGHGYDVHRLVAGRPLILGGVTVPSEVGLDGHSDADVLTHAIIDALLGASALGDIGALFPDTDAEWKGADSIGLLRAVVQRVSEAGWGVGNVDATVVLQRPKLRSHIDAMRETLAAALGVGLGQVSVKATTGEGMGFVGTGEGAAAHAVCLLIQA
- the ispD gene encoding 2-C-methyl-D-erythritol 4-phosphate cytidylyltransferase; this encodes MGVVLPAGGSGSRMAEAGAPPKQFRRLGGAPVLVQTLRAFHRHPAVNVAVVVVPVGEEAATRALLAEYGAEADVVTGGPSRQASVAHGVRALPPAVRTVLVHDAVRPFVSQAVIASVLQAVLAHGAAAAALPVADTLRQGGRGPLFGTTVPREGLWAMQTPQGARRDWLVRAAANAAGHLATDEVGLLQHAGHPVWIVEGDARNTKLTRPSDWKLAEALWPDWAASEE
- the queA gene encoding tRNA preQ1(34) S-adenosylmethionine ribosyltransferase-isomerase QueA is translated as MQVAHHSFRQHALRLSDFGFEYPKGLVAAYPAEPRDSARLMVVDRASGTIEHRTVRDLPEYFGAGDVFVANDTMVFPARLRGIKENTGAKIEAFLLRELNSEHRLWDSIVDPARKVRVGNKLVFSDTLAAEVIDNTTSRGRTLRFMFDGSPEALYEAIDAIGETPIPPYLRRKAEPADRVRYQTLFARRRGAVAAPTAGLHFTPDLLQAMTDKGCEVANVTLHLGLGSFQPVEVEDLSKHRMDSEYFEVRPEAVERVNRAMADPDATVTACGTTVLRAMESTLSAAKTLKVGRGWTDKFIYPIHTFHIADRLLTNFHRPRSPRMMMVAAYMGYELLVEAYETAIREEYRLFSFGDAMLVL
- a CDS encoding cystathionine gamma-synthase; this translates as MSDSLSLGADAPGLADADFQFGTRAIHAGQQPDPTTGAIMTPVFQTSTYVQEAPDVHKGYDYARVGNPTRTALEENLASLEGAAHGIAFASGVAGIDAILRRLRPGDHVVSTSDLYGGTYRLMTQIHQPMGVEFTFVDLASPDALADAMTDATKLVWIETPTNPLLRIYDIEALSAVAHDGGASVAVDNTFASPYLQQPLALGADLVLHSTTKYIGGHSDVIGGAVLTSDEDWTEHLRFQIKSVGAAPAPQDCFLLLRSTKTLHLRMERHCANARAVAEYLRGHDAVARVLYPGFEDHPGHAIAAKQMHDFGGMVSLVLADDTLDTAVRFMQSTKLFSLAESLGGVESLVSHPASMTHGSIPAEVRRAAGLPDSLVRLSVGVEDEADLIADLDQALATVHDSAVSA
- a CDS encoding MOSC domain-containing protein translates to MPTVLQVNTSPGGVPKLAVAEAHVGREGLSGDSVNHPKVHGGPERAVCLFSLELIQALQAEGHPIFPGAIGENLTVSGLDWPALEVGDVLDVGEARLQLTQRVEPCNTIAAFFADRAFKRIKPDRAPDETRWYARVLTEGIVRPGDAVSVVESGVDSSV